Proteins co-encoded in one Strix uralensis isolate ZFMK-TIS-50842 chromosome 2, bStrUra1, whole genome shotgun sequence genomic window:
- the LOC141940253 gene encoding gap junction beta-6 protein has product MDWGALHTILGGVNKHSTSIGKIWLTVLFIFRIMILVVAAERVWGDEQDDFICNTLQPGCKNVCYDHFFPISHIRLWALQLIFVSTPALLVAMHVAYRRHEKKRQFRKGDQKCEYKDIEEIRKQRFRIEGSLWWTYTSSIFFRLVFEAVFMYAFYFMYDGFRMPRLMKCNAWPCPNTVDCFVSRPTEKTVFTIFMIAVSSICILLNVAELCYLLTKFFLRRSKKAGNPKHHPNHENKEETKQNEMNELISDSCQNTVIGFSSS; this is encoded by the coding sequence TTGGGGAGCTCTGCATACCATTTTAGGAGGTGTAAATAAACACTCCACCAGCATCGGGAAGATATGGCTCACAGTCCTGTTCATCTTCCGTATCATGATCCTGGTTGTGGCTGCAGAGAGAGTCTGGGGAGATGAACAAGATGACTTCATCTGCAACACTCTGCAACCTGGTTGCAAGAATGTTTGCTATGATCactttttccccatctctcacaTCAGACTCTGGGCCCTGCAGCTGATCTTTGTTTCCACACCTGCGCTGCTGGTGGCCATGCATGTAGCTTACAGGAGGCACGAGAAGAAAAGGCAGTTCAGAAAGGGAGACCAGAAATGTGAATACAAGGACAttgaagaaatcagaaaacagaGGTTTCGTATTGAGGGTTCCTTGTGGTGGACATACACTAGCAGCATCTTCTTCAGACTGGTCTTTGAAGCAGTCTTCATGTATGCGTTTTATTTCATGTACGATGGGTTCCGAATGCCTCGTTTAATGAAGTGTAATGCTTGGCCCTGCCCCAACACAGTAGACTGCTTTGTTTCTCGACCTACTGAAAAGACAGTGTTTACTATTTTCATGATTGCTGTGTCTAGTATTTGCATTCTTTTAAATGTGGCCGAATTATGTTACTTACTGACAAAATTTTTCCTCAGAAGGTCTAAAAAAGCTGGAAATCCAAAACATCACCCTAACCATGAGAATAAggaagaaaccaaacaaaatgaaatgaatgaGTTAATATCTGATAGCTGTCAGAACACAGTTATAGGCTTTTCGAGTAGCTAA
- the LOC141940254 gene encoding gap junction beta-6 protein-like, which produces MDWGSLQAILGGVNKHSTSIGKVWLTVLFIFRIMILVVAAERVWGDEQQDFVCNTLQPGCRNVCYDHFFPISHIRLWALQLIFVSTPALLVAMHVAYTRHEKKRRFRNGEKIDIEELKNEKIHIRGPLWWTYTSSIFFRIIFEAVFMYVFYYMYDGYQMPRLVKCSAWPCPNIVDCFVSRPTEKTTFTVFMLAVSAICMMLNLAELCYLVIKICMKESRKTTVLK; this is translated from the coding sequence ATGGACTGGGGAAGTCTGCAGGCCATTTTAGGAGGTGTAAATAAACACTCCACCAGCATTGGGAAGGTATGGCTCACAGTCCTGTTCATCTTCCGTATCATGATCCTGGTTGTGGCTGCAGAGAGAGTCTGGGGAGATGAACAACAAGATTTTGTTTGCAACACACTTCAGCCTGGGTGCAGAAATGTTTGCTATGATCactttttccccatctctcacaTCAGACTCTGGGCCCTGCAGCTGATCTTTGTTTCCACACCTGCGCTGCTGGTGGCCATGCATGTAGCTTACACCAGGCATGAGAAGAAAAGGCGATTCAGAAATGGTGAGAAAATTGATATTGAAgagctgaaaaatgaaaagattcaTATTCGCGGCCCCCTGTGGTGGACATACACCAGCAGCATCTTCTTCAGGATCATCTTTGAAGCTGTCTTCATGTACGTGTTCTATTACATGTACGATGGGTACCAGATGCCTCGCCTGGTGAAGTGCAGTGCATGGCCCTGCCCCAACATAGTGGATTGTTTTGTGTCTCGGCCCACTGAGAAAACCACATTTACTGTTTTCATGCTTGCTGTGTCTGCGATCTGCATGATGTTGAATCTGGCTGAGCTGTGTTATCTAGTGATAAAAATTTGCATGAAAGAATCcagaaaaacaacagttttaaaataa